From the genome of Onychomys torridus chromosome 14, mOncTor1.1, whole genome shotgun sequence:
aattttcaaataataggAATTTAAAACCCTCAAATCAGAAATACCAAAAAAATCAtagcaacataaaaaaaaaaaaaggtaagatcTTTGAAGATGGGTCAGTGTTCAAAAGGCCTTGCTGAACAAACTCGAGGACTACCATTTGGACTTGGATCCTCAGAATTCGTGTAAAAACCTAGCAGGTATGGTaaccacttgtaattccaatATTTGAGAGGAAATGAGAAGACCTCTGGGGCAAGCTAGCTACCTAGACTGAAAGGAACTGGTAAACTCCATTTACAACACAAAACATCAAAATTAAGgtggagctgggaggtggtggcacatgcctttaatcccagcactcaggaggaagagccaggcggatctctgtgagttcaaggtcagcctgatctacagagatccaagacaagcaccaaaactactcggagaaaccctgtctcccggagaaaccctgtctcccggaaaaacaaaccaaaaaattaagGTGAAATACCCAAGGCATACTTCTCATTTTAATATGTGCAAATGTAAACATACAGACTATGTGCACAAAGTCCTCTCCCTAAACCTTCTAACACCTACCCACCagtttacttacttacttatttatgtttttcgagacagggtttctctgtgtggctttgtgcctttccaggctggcctcgaattcagagattggcctggctctgcctcccaagtgctgggatttaaggcatctgccgccgccaccgccgcctccCAGCTCCACCAGTTTTTAACATGATGTCAAATCTTTCATTTTCATATCTACTCgtattttagatttcttttgtgCCAGGGAACAAATCCAAAGCCTTGCATATTTCTGCACTATCACTGACCTATATCTCTTGTCCTATTTCCACAAGTCTATATGTATAAACATTACTACTAATCGAgaacagacaaaaccaaacaaaaaaataacttatTATCCATAACTCTCTTCTTATACATGTATTGAAGGTGGAGTTCTAAGTCTTAAGATTCTTTTTAACATGTTTGAGAGTTTTGAAACTAAAAAGAAGGCTGAACAGCAAAGACCCAAAAAAATGTTATGGCTATAGCAACACATAGCTAAGCAAGGGCTTGAGAGCTtgtatcattttgtatttttaaggcaattttggtttttaagattGTCAGAATTTAAAAAGGACTGCACAAGAGTATAAATATCCAGTTAAAGTTTACCTTTATTAACTGCATATGATGTAATTTCCTAGAAAGTTTCAAGAGTTCTCAGAGCATTAAGTGAAACATCAGGTAAATACTTATGTTGGACAGCCTTTTTAATGAATTCATGTAACTTGTTGAGAACTATCTATAACATGAATATTGTCATCGTTTAAAAATAGGAACTAAGTATAAAAACACACAAGTAACTTACAGGGACATGTCAAATGCAGTAACTTTTttatataaatgcaaaataattaGCAATGTATCCATGCAGTTTAGTTccctttttctgcttcctttaaTATGCTGCCTCTGAAAATGTGTCATTAGTAGAGGAAAACCGAAGGCCTTATTTCCAGCATCAAGATTCTGAAATCTCAATCAAAGAACAGGTACAGCAACAACAAACTAAACAGTATAAACCCAGTAATTTTAAGTTATATCGcttctaaaataaaacagaaaccacCCATGCGATCAATATAACTCTAATACGGGGCAAACAGCAACAGATTACAAACGCTCTCCGGGGCCCCTCAGAGCAGATGGCTGATTTGgtgtcattctctcttctttgttGATTCTACCGGGACCCAAATACAAACAGAATGAACTCTGTTGTCACCTATAACCTTTCCGTGATGAAGAAAAGATTGGATCAttgtctcctgagtgccggaCAACGTAAGGCTTGTCTAGAAGATCTTTTTTTTCAGTATACCCAAGTGTTCTAAGATTGATAACCTGGGGCTACAGgtaattctaaaaataatattgACAAATTTATAGCAAAACAATCAAATTTGGAAATACGCTAGTTTTAAAGAGGATACActtgaaatataattttcatgTTTAGCTTTCTAGAAATCAGTTTTTTTTCCACACACATCTTCCAATTCTGCTAGCACTCCTAATCCAAGATAATAACAGTATCCTTTATGCCCTCAGTAAACAACGTTTGCCATACTGCAGTACAGTCCAAGAATTTTAAAGTAGACGGCCCAACATAGCAAATGTGTTCTCAAAACTGCAGTTTTCTGATTCCTTAAACAAGGCAGGTATGTTCCACTGTAACGTTCCGTAAGATGCAAACTAACCTTCCATACGCTATAAACGGAATTAACGTTTTCAAACTATAACCGTCACCGGTGCTTCTTTTCTGGCAGCGAAGTCCTCAGGAATGCAGGGCCCGCCACTTGTCCAGGGGTCCACGTTCGGGGATGTATTTGACTCCGCAGCCATCAGGGATGAGGCGCTTCGCCGCCACCTTGTCTTCAAATTCATCGGCGTTGAACTTGGTGAAGCCCCACTTCTTGGAGATGTGTATTTTCTGGCGGCCCGGGAACTTGAACTTGGCTCTGCGCAGGGCCTCGATCACGTGCTCCTTGTTCTGCAGCTTGGTGCGGATGGACATGATGACCTGGCCGATGTGGACCCTCGCCACGGTGCCCTGCGGTTTCCCAAAGGCGCCCCGCATGCCGGTCTGGAGGCGGTCGGCGCCCGCGCAGGACAGCATCTTGTTGATGCGGATGACGTGGAAGGGATGCAGCCGCACTCGGATGTGGAAGCCGTCCTTGCCACAGCTCTTGACCATGTACTTGTTGGCGCAGATGCGGGCGGCCTCCAGGGCTTCGGACGACAGCTGCTCGTACTCGTCCGACACCATGTGGCCACAGAGCGGGAACTCGTCCACCTTCGCCTTCTTCCGACCCAGGTCAAAGATGCGGATCTTCGCGTCGGGGACCCCTCGGCAGAAACGGGACTTGGGGTACGGCTTGTTCTTACAGTACCGGTAACAGCGAGCGGGGCGGCGACCCATGGCGACGACGGGAGCCTCAGCCGCGCCTGTCCACCGCCAGCAGCAAAATGGAGGACGGCTCGCTGTTACCCATGGAGCCTTGCGACAACCATAGAGTTCTGAGGAGGACGTGAAGATAGACCATTCCCGGCCAGCCTCCTAGTCACTCTGCGCCTGCGCAGGCCTCAGTGGGCGTGGTTTGGGTGAAGTACTCTTGGGCTTCTTTCATATCCATGAAAGCAAAGGGGCGAACATCCCGGCAGCAGGGAGTCCGCTTCGTCCATGTTGATCTTCTTGCATTTGCAAGTTTGACTTTgcagtaggttaaaaaaaaaaaagtctcctacACTTAAAAACCTCCCTccgatgccgggcggtggtggcgcacgcctgtaatcccagcactcgggaggcagagccaggcggatctctgtgagttcgaggccagcctgggctacagagtaagttccaggaaaggcgcaaagctacacagagaaaccctgtctcgaaaaaccatttaaaacaaacaaacaaaaaacacctcccTCCGGTTACTTGACATGTCCGGTTGGTTTGCAGTTTGGCTAAATAATAATCGGCCTTCCAGAGCTTGTATCTCCCTGAGCTTTGTAGGTcagttctttttgtgttttgttttgttttttgatttttcgagacggggtttctctgtgtagctttgtacctgtcCTCTCTCTGGacagatctcgctctgtagcccaggctggcctcgaactcacagagatccgccttggctctgcctcccgagtgctgggattaaaggcgtgctctgcCGCCACAACCACCACccgctgttttttgttttgtttgtttgttttttcaggtttttgtggttgtttgttttttttttaagtagagcaGCAGTTTTCCTGCTTCATCTGCATGTATGGTTTGGTATGAGTGCTCTGATAAGGCCCAAAAGTGAGAGCCTTATGGGTGATGAAGATGtcggttttttggtttttgcttttttttttttttttttttttttagatttatttatttattatgtatacagcatatatgaccagaaaagggcaccagatgtgaaccaccatgtggttgctgggaattgaactcatgacctctggaagagcagtcagtgctcctaacctcggagccatctctccagccggaaGATGTTGTTTTAATAGATCATATGGTGGTTGCTTTAAAATAGGAAATTTACTTGGCctaaggaaatgatttttttttctcaaaatggtATCTACAAAATTGACTGAAATGCCGACTGAATGTTTTAACTTAAGGTTATTGGTATTTTCTAATGTTAAAATGATTACAAGCTGTAAAGAATATGTTCTAAACAATCTTTTCATTTAACTGATAATGAGTTTACTCTATATGATCCTGATGTTTGGTTTTTGTGAGATTATTGAGACATGGACCAGAAGATAGTAGAGAAAGAGAAGTCACATTTGTAAGCAAAGTTTGCACTTTCttcaggttttttaaaatttatttttatttattcattttttatcctTTATGTTATTTCACAATCCCATTATCTTCTGGAACAAAACCCTCCAAGTATGAATTTATCCTgatagtccttttttttttttttttttaatggagaagaGCAAATACTCTATATAGTAACTCTTGTCATGTAAAATTTAGAGAATACCCGTTAGGTTTCAATTAAAACTTGGAGTACAGAGAATTCTCCCACAGAAGtttgaaattctttctttcatgatGATTAACATTACTTTTAGTGTTTAGACTTGAgagaccaaagaggaaaaaaaaatccctctagGTCTAAGCCTCTAACTTGTGAAGGTTGCATCATAGCAGCCCGCTTCCTTTTTTTCCTAAATGGTAAAGACTGTTCTTAAATTGACTAATCTTGTAAAATTTGCTAGAACACAAGACAGCAGGTCATAAGACTAACTGCTGTTTCTGCTTTTGTAATCAAATTTGCTTACTCTGCTCATAAAGATGACGAGGGCAACTATAATTATATATGCATTAAAATTAGACCCTACCTACATATAGACAGAGTACATGCATGTAATCTTGTGGGGTTTGCCTTTAGAAGCCCCAGGTTGATATGGCTAGGGGCTGCATCTTGGGAGCACTTTCGGGTGTAGTCCCGGCCCACATTGGATGCCAATACCTAAATAAAAAGCCTCTTCTTATTAGAAGTTACTTCTGGTCATGGTGAATCTCTGAGTGACTCCAGACCCTTAGCACTTTGATCCCTCTTTCAGTCAGGTGCTCCAGGACTCTACTATGTTCTTAGTG
Proteins encoded in this window:
- the Rpl10l gene encoding 60S ribosomal protein L10-like isoform X1; translated protein: MGRRPARCYRYCKNKPYPKSRFCRGVPDAKIRIFDLGRKKAKVDEFPLCGHMVSDEYEQLSSEALEAARICANKYMVKSCGKDGFHIRVRLHPFHVIRINKMLSCAGADRLQTGMRGAFGKPQGTVARVHIGQVIMSIRTKLQNKEHVIEALRRAKFKFPGRQKIHISKKWGFTKFNADEFEDKVAAKRLIPDGCGVKYIPERGPLDKWRALHS
- the Rpl10l gene encoding 60S ribosomal protein L10-like isoform X2, producing MGRRPARCYRYCKNKPYPKSRFCRGVPDAKIRIFDLALEAARICANKYMVKSCGKDGFHIRVRLHPFHVIRINKMLSCAGADRLQTGMRGAFGKPQGTVARVHIGQVIMSIRTKLQNKEHVIEALRRAKFKFPGRQKIHISKKWGFTKFNADEFEDKVAAKRLIPDGCGVKYIPERGPLDKWRALHS